GCCTATGGCGACAAGCTTTACGAAAGCCAGTTCGACGCCCCCAAGGGCGTGCCCCATTGACGTTTTCTCAACGCAAGGAAGTAAGCACATGACCGAAGTGACCCTGATCGAAACCGTTAGCGCCGACTCCCTGACCCAGTTGCTGCAGGATGCCGGCTGCCGGGTCAACCGCACCGAGCAGAACGCCGTGGTGCAGTTGCTCAGCGCCAGCCAGGGCGTGGGTTATGCCGTACGTTTCGGCAACCGGGCCGCGGGCAAGGACGGCGAGTTCCTCGACTTCACCTTCAGCTGCGCCCTGCGTATCCAGGGCGAGCTGCCGGCGGGCCTGGCCGAGCACTGGAACGCCAGCCGCCGCTTCGCCCGGCTGTCGGTGCAGGGCGAGTTCCTGGTGATGGAGCAGGATGTGGTGGTCGCCGATGGCGTCAGTCAGCAGCATTTGCTGGGCAGCCTGGTGCTGTGGGATCGATTGCTGCAGGAACTGATCGTCTACCTGCGCGACTACAGCCGTAACGTGGCCGGCCAGCAACAAACCCAGGTCGCCCATGACGAAGAGCGCGCCTCGTGACGGCGCGCACTTTCTGGGCCGGCGCCGGCGCGCTGGCCATTGTCGCGGTGGCGGTTGCCCTGGCCTTGCGCCCGGGCGACGAGCCGGTGGCGGCGGCGCGTCCAGCGTCGCCAGCCGCCCTGGTGGCGGCCGACAAGGGCCCGGTATTGGCGCGCCTGGGCGAGCAGCAGGTTGGCAGTGGCGAACTCAAGGCGCTGTTCGCCCAGTTGCCCGAGGAAGCCCGGGCCAGCCTGCGCGGCGACCGACCGGCATTGGAGGCCTGGATCCGCGCCCGCCTGGCGGAAAAGGCTCTCTACCAGCAGGCCGAGGCCCAGGGCTGGTTGCAGCGCCCGGAAATCCAGGTGCAGACCCGCGCGGCCACCGAGCAGATCGTCCTGCGCGACTACCTGAACTCGGTGAGCAAGGTGCCTGACGATTACCCCAGCGAGGCTGAGCTCAAGCAGGCCTATGAGGCGGGCAAGGCCGGGTTGCAACTGCCGGTGCGCTACCGCCTGAGCCAGATCTTCCTGCGGGTGGAAAATCCCAGGGACGACGAGGCCGTGCGCAAACAGGCCCAGACGCTGGCCAAGCAGGCCCAGGCTGCGGATGCGGACTTTGCCGCGCTCGCCCGTGAACACTCCCAGGATGCCGGCACGGCCTCCGCCGGCGGCGACACCGGACTGCAGGCCCTGGCGCAATTGCAGCCCGAGGTTCGCGGAGTGGTGCCCAAGCTGAAGGTGGGCACGGTCAGCGACCCGGTGCAGAGTGTAGCGGGCTACCACATCATCAAGCTGGTCGAGCAGCAGCCCGCCAGGGCAGCGACCTTCGAGGAGGTGGCGCCACGTTTGCGCGAATTGCTGCGCGCCCAGCGCCAGGAGCAGGTGGCCAAGGCCTATGTCGAGGGGATGTTCGACACGGCCACCCTGAGCATCGATGGCGCGGCGCTGAACCAGGTCCTGGAAAGCAGCCGCTAGTCGCCAACAACCATGGAAGAGCCGGGCCTGCCCAGGCGGGCCCGTGGGAGGCGAGGGATGCCGATCGATCTGTCCCCGGGGCGAGCCCCGGATACCGCCATGCCTGTCGTTCGTCCCCAGGTGCCGTTGGCCCTGGACGAACAGACCCTGAACTGTTTCCTGGTCACCGCGCGCTGCGGCTGTTTCATGCAGGCGGCGCGGCGGCTTAATCTCAAACCGGTGGCCCTGCGCAAACGCCTGGCGGCGCTGGAGGCGCGCCTGGGCTACAGCCTGTTCGTCAACCGCAACAATAACCCGGTGCTCAGCCAGCAGGGTGAACGCCTGCTGCTGATACTCCAGGCGCGCGAGCCGGTCGTGCCGCTGCCGCGAGAGCAAAGCGCGAGCGTGCGCTTGGCCGTGGCCGAGCCGCTGCTGCAGGACCTGCTGGGTCGCAACCTGATCAACTTCGTGCGCCAGCATGCCGGCATGCGTCTGGAGGTGGCCACCCTTGACGGTCGCCAGGCGCCCGAGCAGGTTGCCGATGTCGCCCTGTGGCTGGGTGATGCCAGCCACGGCGCCCATGCTGGCAGTTTTGCCGGTGCGGCCCCCGAGGCTCTGGCCACCCTCGAGTACCTGCCGCATATCGCCAAGCGCTATGCCCGTGAGGCCAACCGGCCGACCAGCCTGGCGGACCTGCAGGACTACATGCTGGTGCAATGGCAGGGCGAAGCTGGCGTGCAGGCGCTGATGCCCTGGCAGGCGCTGCTGCGCACCCGTACGGCCGGGGTGACGCAGATCCAGGACTACGAGATGTACTGCCAGCTGATCAAATGCAGCGCCAGCGTCGGCTTGTTGCCGCACTATGCGACGCACCTGGACCGTGGATTGCTGGCCTTGCCGGGCCTGTTCCGCGAACCGATGCGGCGGCGGGTGTGGCTGGCGGTCAACGGCCAGACCGAGGCCGACCCGCTGGTGCAGGTGATGGTGGGGGCGATCCGGGCTGCTTTCGACGAACGGCGCGAGTGGTTCTGTAGTCCGTAGCTGCCGAACTCATCCTGCCTTGCGCAGGGTGAGGTTGATTCGTCGCTCGCCCATGCGTGGGTGAACGCCAGGTTTGATCGGCATCACGCCATGAAAGCGCAGACGGTCTTCGCCGCCCCATACCAGCACGTCACCGTGATTCAGCGGGATGCGCTGGGGACGGTCCGAGCGCTGCAGGCCGCCGAACAGGAATACCGCTGGCAGACCCAGTGAGATCGAGACGATCGGTTGTCCGTAGTCTTGTTCGTCGCGGTCCTGGTGCAGGCTCAGACGGGTGCCGGGCAGGTAATGGTTGACCAGGCAGGCGTCCGGTATGAAGCCTTCGAAGCCTGCCAGTGCGGCGGCTCGGGTGGCCAGGTCGATGAGTACCTGGGGCAGGGCGGGCCAGGGTTTTGCGCTGACAGGGTCAATGGGGGTATAGCGGTAGCCGTTTTCGTCGCTGATCCAGCCCAGTGAGCCGCAGTTGGTCAGGGCCACTGCCATGCGCAGGCCGCCGGGGGTTTGCATATGGCGAAATGGTGCTGCGCGGAGCACGGGGCGCAGGGCGTCCAGCAGGGGTTCGAGGTCGGGCAGGGCGAAGCCGGGCAGCAGCGTTGTCTGGAGGGCCAGGCGCTGGGGGTGGGGGGCGAAGAGGTCGAGGTTGGACTGGATCATGGTTGGCTTGGGGGAGGCCTGGGGAGGGGGTATTGTAGCTCGCGCTGGCGGGTGTAGGGATCTCGTATGGTTTTGAGTGTTTTAACTCTGGTGGCGTATTGTGTTTAAAGGTTTGTGGGTTGTTGTTGTTGTTGTTGTTGTTGTTGTTGTTGTTGTTGTTGTTAGGTGGTTTTGGAAGTTGTATGCGCATTTATTTGCGATGTCGACGCTTATTTCGTTGTTTCGCCTTGCGGCGACTTACTTTTGTCTTGGCAAAAGTAAGCAAAACCGCGCGCTCATTCATCCGGAAGTGTCAGATTTTTTGTGTGCGGGCCGGTAACGGCCTGCCGTCAGGCAGGCCCTGACTTTCACCAGGTCGGCCTGATGAACCGATCTCCGTACAAAATCGCGAATTGATTCATCGCACTTTTCCAATCATGCGCCGCTGAGCCCCAGTTCGCCGTGATGTTTCGCAGCCCCAGCCAGATCAGCTTGGTAGCTGCGTCATCGTTCGGGAAATGGCCTCGGGTCTTGATGATCTTGCGCAGCTGGGCATTGATACTCTCGATGGCGTTGGTGGTGTAGATCACTTTCCGGATGGCTGGTGGGAAGACAAAGAAGGGAATCACTCGATCCCAGGCGCGTCTCCAGGCCGCAACGACCGTTGGATACTGCTTGCCCCAGGGCCCGTTTTCAAACTCATCGAGTGCCTGCTCAGCCGCTTCGGCGTTGATGGCCTGGTAGATCGGCTTGAGCGCCTTGGCCAGTGCCCGCCGCTTGTCCCAGGCAGCAAAGTCCAGGCTGTTGCGGATCAGGTGCACGATGCACGTCTGCAGCGTCGTCTCTGGAAACACGGCGCTGAGAGCCTCTGGCATGCCTTTGAGGCCATCGGTCACGGCAATCAGCACATCCTCGACACCACGTGTCTTGAGATCGTTAAAGACCTTCATCCAGAACTTCGCACCCTCGGTGTTCTCGATCCAGATGCCCAAGATATCGCGCGTCCCGTCGGGTAGAACGCCCAGCGCCAAGTAAATGGCCTTGTTGCGCACCAAGCCTTCTTCGCGGATCTTCACCCGCAGTGCATCGAAGAAAATGACCGGGTACATGGGCTCCAGTGGCCGCTGCTGCCACGCGCCAATTTCTTCCATGACCTCGTCTGTCACAGAGCTGATGAAGTCGGGTGAGACCTCTGTTCCATACTGCTCGGACAGAAAGGCTCGGATCTCTCTGACCGTCATGCCACGGGCGTACATGGCGATGATCTTGTCATCGAAACCGGTGTACCGCCGCTCATGCTTGGGGATGAGAATGGGCGCAAAACTGCCGTCTCGGTCACGAGGAATTTCCAGCCGCAGCGGGCCATCGCCGGTCAAAACCGTCTTGCCACTCTTGCCGTTACGCTGGTTGGTTTCATCCTCTGGGCGCTGCGCGCCCGGCGGATAACCCAGGTGGTGGCCAAGTTCGGCGTGCAGAGCGCGTTCGATCAAGGCCTTCTTGAACGCCGCAGAGGCATCCTCGATAGCCTCTGCGGTCATCAGGCCCTCACCGAACTGCTCCAGCAGCTCTTTGGGGATTTTGGGCAGGTCACGCAAGGGTTTCTTTTTGGTTGGCATACATGCACCTCTTACTCATGTTATGCCCGAACACAAAATTTCTGACACCCTCATTCATCCGGCCCCTACGCTTCGCTACGGGGTCCCCTCACTCCGGCCTTGCTCCCGGGAGGACCGCGCTGCAGGGCCCATCCTGGGCCCCAGCGCTTGACGGGCATCCATGCCCGTCACCTCCCTCCGCAAGACCTGCGTTCGGCCTCCTGAAGTCGCGCAAGTTACGGGCGGCGCCTGAACTAACGCAGCTGTCGCTAGTTTAAACTTAATTAATCTCTCGATCGCATCGCGAGGCAAGCCAGCTCCCACGCGATAGTCGCCGTTATATATAACCCTGTGGAAGCGGGCTTGCCCCGCGAAAGGGCCGGAACAGCCAATACATAACTAACGGTCAAACAACTAACTTCGCGCTTCTTGCTCTTGCTCTTGCTCTTGCTCTTGCTCTTGCTCTTGCTCTTGCTCTTGCTTCTAAGCGCGCGATAGTTCAGGCAACACCAATTGCGACTTCAGGAGGCCGAGCGGAGTTCTTGCGTAGGGAGGTGACGGCCATGGATGGCCGTCAAGCGCTGCGCCCCAGGATGGGGCGTTCAGCGCGGTCCTCCCGGGAGCAAGAACGGAGCGAGGGGACCCCGGAGCGAAGCGCAGGGGCCGGATGAACGGAGCGGAACGGTTTTGCCTACTTTTCCCAAGAGAAAAGTAGGCCGCCGTAAGGGCGGAAAGGTGACTAAATGTCGTTATCTTCTACGAATGCGCATAAAAATATCAAAACAATCATCCCAGAACCAGAACCAGAACCAGAACCAGAACCAGAACCAGAACCAGAACCCGAAAAAAGAACCGCAGTGCCAGGGGAGCACCAACACCGCGGTCCAAGGGGAAAGCCCGTCACTGCTGGGTAACAGTCGCCATGTTGGCATTACCATACTGCGTAACATTGGCCGTCTGACTCGCACCGCTCTGGTCGACAAACGCCTGGTTGTTATTCCCCGCCTGAGTCACGTAGGCCAGGTTGACCCCATCGGTCTGCTTGATGGTCGCCTCGTTCCCATAGCCCTGCAGCTGGTAGGTGTAGCTCTGGTTGCCACTACCCGACTGCTCGACGGTAATGCTGCCGCCGCTACCAGCAGCCAACCCCTCGGCATAGTTGCCAGTCCCCCGCTGGTCGGCGATGAGCAGGTTGTCGCTGCCGTTCTGCTCGAAGTACAGTTCGTTGTTGCTGTCTGCCTGGCGGGTCTCCATCTGGTTGCGGTTGCCATTCTGGTTCAGCCGCGCGATCTGGGCGTTGCCTTCCTGGGTGATATTCACCCCGTTGCCATGACCTACCTGGTTGATCTGCGCCTGCTGCCCGACCCCGAATTGCCCGCCGGACTTCTCGCCCTTCCAGTTGCTGGCCATGATCTTGTTGGCGTTGCCCACCGTGCTGATGGTCAGGCTGTGGTTGTCACCGGTCTGGTAAGTGAAGTGCAGGTTGTTGTTGCCCACCTGCGAAATGTTCGTCACCGCCTGGCTGGTTTCGTATTGGTCCGACCAACTGGCGTTGCCACGGCCTGTCTGGCTGAGGCCGGCAGTGTTGACCTGGCCGAAACTCTGGTCGATGTAGCCTTCGTTGGCCTGGCCATTCTGGTAGACACTGGCCTGGCTGGCGGCCTGGTTGTCCTGCCACACTTCAACCGAGTTGCCGGTACCGTACTGGTCGATGCCGATGGTGCCGCCCAGGCCGTCGCGCTGGTCGCCGTAGGCCCAGTTCTGCTTGCCCTCCTGGTAGATGGCGATATCACCATCCCGGTGGGTCAAATGCTCGGCGGCGGCTTGGTTGTCGCTGCCACCTTGCATGATCGAACTCTTGTTGTTGCTGCCACCGAACAGCTGTTCGACGGTCGCACTGTTGCCGAAGCCCGACTGCAAGGTGGTGGCCTTGCTGCCGGTCTGCGTGTCCTGCCAGATGATCGACTGGTTACCGCTGCCGGCCTGGATCTGCAGCGCCTCGTTGTTTTCACCCACCGACTGGCTGGCGAATGCATCGTTGAGCTCGCCGCCGGCATGCTGGGTGATCTGGCTGCCGTTCTCGTACAGTTGCTCGGCGTAGCCGGCGTTGAACGAGCCGGTGGCGCTTTGCTGGATGTGGCTGGTGCTGGCGTCCTGCAACGCCATGTGGTTGTGATCGTGGCCGGTCTGGTTCTGCGTGGCCGAGGCGAAAGGCGCCTGCGACTGCTTGACCTCGGCAATGTTCTGGGCGCCTTGCTGGTTCTGGGTCGAAACGCTGTCGTCAGCCATGGCTTGGCCGGCAAGGGCCAGGACGATGGCAGCGCTCAGGGGGGCGAGCTTGTGCATGGTGTTGCCTCCAGATCTGTCTTGTTGGGCCTAGCGGTATTGGGTGACATGGACCTGCTGGCCGTTGCCGGCCTGGGTCACGGCGCTGTTCAGTCCCGTGCCACGCTGGTCGATGGTGGCGCTGTTGTGGTTGCCGATCTGTTCGATGGCGGCGCTGTTGTCGCTGCCGTTCTGGCGGATCGTGGCGTTGTTGCCTTGGCCCTGCTGGCTGATCGCGGCCGTCAGGTCGCTGCCCTCCTGCAGGATGTACGCTTCCTGCGCGCTCCCTGCCTGGACGATCCGGCCCAGCAGAGCCTGGCCGTTCTGGTCGAGGGCGGCGCGGTTGCCCGTGCCCAGTTGCTCGATCACCGCGGCCTGGCCGGCGCCCGACGGCATTAGGCGCAGCACCAGCGGCTCGCCGAGGTCGCTGCCGACGGCGAGGTCGGCGTTGTCCATCAGGTCGTCGGCCAGGGCCTGGCCGGTGAGGGCCAGGCTCAGCAGCAGTGGGTACAAGGCATTCATGGCATCCCCCCGAGTGTTACTGCACCACCACGTTGACCGTGCGCGTGGTGCCCTGGCTGCTGGTCACCGTGGCGGTCGGCGCGGCGGTGGGCACCAGCGTCGTGCTGTTGCTCACCGTCAGGCGCCAGCGGCCGGTGACCGGCACGGTGGTAGTGCCAAGGGTCTGCACGCCGGTGGTGGTGGTCACGCGCACGGTGATGGTGTTGCCGGTGGTCACCGAGGACGTTCCGCTGATGTCCCAGTTGAAGCGATTGTTCGAGCGCGCCGTGACCGTCGCCGCGGTGACCGCGAAGGTCTCCTGGGCCGGCCGTGGCGATACCTGCACGGTGACCGTGCCGGGCGTCGAGGTGGCGCCGATCGCGTCACGGGCGATGTAGCTGAAGCTGGTGGTGAACGTCGCGCTCACCGTGGCCGGTGGCGTATAGGTGATCACGTTGCCGTCGGTACTGACCGTGCCGCGCCCGGCCGGGGTCGGCTGGGTGACGCTGGCGATGGTCAGCGGCAGGTTGCCTTCCGGGTCGGTGTCGTTGGCCAGCGCGTTGATGGTCAGTGGCACGCCGAGGGTGGCAACGCTGTCGGCCACTGCAGTCGGAGGTTGGTTCGGCGCGACATTGACGGTTACCGTGGCCGGTGTCGAGTTCAGTCCCTTGGCGTCCTGGGCGCGGTAGCTGAAGGTCGCCACCACGGGCGAGGTTGCACCGCTCGGCGGGGTGTAGGTCACCGAAGTGCTGCCGTTGAGCACCACGCCGCCCAGGCCGGTGCCAGGCTGGGTGAGGTCGGTGATGCTCAGCGGCACATTGCCGTCCGGGTCGCTGTCGTTAGCCAGCAGGTTGAGGGTGATCGGCACCCCGACACTGGTGCTGGCGCTGTCGGCCTGGGCCACGGGAGCCTGGTTCTCGGTTGGTACCGGGGCGTTGCCGACCACCACCACCGGCTCCACATCGACACCGCCATGGGCCGACTTGACGGTGATGCTGGCGGGTGGCTGGGCCAGGTCGTTGACCGTCAGGCTCTGCTGCACGCCGGACTTGGACATGCGCCCGAAGCCCTGTACCAGCAGGTCGGGCACCACCACTTCATCACTGGAGTGGGCCTCGACCAGCAGGCGCTTGGCGCTCCAGTCGTAGCGCGCGGTGGCAACCTTGACCACGTCGCTGAGCTTGCTCGACAGCGCTGTCGGGCGCGTGGTGCCGGCCGGGCTGCTGGCAGTGACCACCACCACTGACGGCGGCACGGCCTGGCTCAGTTGCTGGCTGAAGAACAGCCCGTTGTTGTCGGCGAGCATGCTGAACTGGCACGGTGACGGCGGCGAGCCGATCAGTGCCAGGCCGTTGCGCAGGCACAGGCTGGCGCTGTTCGGCGCCTTGGCGAAGACCTCGACGCGGGTGCCGGCGGCGTTGCGCTGGTAGGTGGCGCGCTCCAGCGTCACCGGGGTCTGCTGGCGCTGGTCGAGAACCTTGCCCGAGACGCTGAAGACGTTGGTCTGGATGGTACCCGCCGGGCCCTGGATGCGCACGAAGTTGGTGTTGTTCGGGCTGCCGGTCACCGCCTCGGTGATGTTCGGGTCGCCGACGAAGGTCTCGGTGGCGCCGGTGTCCGGGTTGACCTCGGTGTAGGGGCCGCCGACCCCGCGCAGGAACGGGCCGAGATTACCGTTCAGGGCGCCGCTGAAGTTGCCCGGCGCGCCGATGCCGATGTCGCGGGTTATGTTGATCGCCCGCCGGCCGGCGGTGGTCACGTTGACCGTCTCGACGCCGAACGGGTGGGTGATGGTGTAGGTGCCGGTGCGCGGCACCGAGGCGCGGATGCGGATGCGGGCGAAGCTCTGCTGGTCGCCGTTGACCGGGTTCTCGGCGGCGAAGGCCGCCTCGAGGCCTGCGACATAGACTTCCAGCTCGTAGCCGCTGTTGCCCACCTGCGGGATCTGGGTCTCGGCCAGGAACCAGAACATCTCCGGCGGCCAGTTGTCCGGGAACACCAGCGGCAGGGCATCGTCGTAGACCCCGGGCTCGGGCAGCAGGGTGCACATGTAGGCCGGGGCGCCTGGCGCGCCCGGTGCCCGCGAGCTGGTGGCGCGTGACTGGCACAGCTCCAGGGCGAGGTTGTTGGCGTCCTTGTACCACATCGGGTAGCCCCCGGTGGCGAAGGTGTAGGGGCCGGGATCGACCTCGCTCAGCGCTGCCCAGGCCGCGCTGCTGACGGTGAGGGTGAAACCAGCGGCGCACAGCGCCCGACGCGACCAAGTATTCATGCGGCCTCCTTGAAGGCGGTGTCTGTTCATGGCACCAGCACCACGTCTTCGTTGTCGCTGCCGCCGTGGCTGCTGGTGACTTGCACCTGCGCCGGCGGGATGGGTGACAGCCCGGTGGTCAGGGACTTGACCGCGCCGTTGCCGCTCAGGTTGCCGATCAGCGTGCCGTTGCCGGTGCGGGCGGTGAGGGCGGGCGGGCTGGTCTCGTCGCTGCTGCTGGCGACCAGGGTCAGCTGGCCGCTGGCCAGGCTGTATTCGGCGCGGCTGATGATCACCAGGTCGGTGAGCGGCATGGCGGCGCTGGTCGGCGTGCTGGTGGCGATGGCCAGGCTGTTGTCGGCGGTCACCTGCAGGGTCAGCGGCAGGGTCGGGTTGAGCGCAGATTGGGCGTACCAGGCGCCGGTGCCGTTGGCCTCGCCCAGGGGCAGGGCCGGTGTCTGACTGGTCAGGGTGACCGTGGCCGGCGCCGGCGGCGCCATGACGAACACATCCTGCTGGGCCCGCAGGTCGCCGTTGACGGTGTGCCGTGAGTAGGTGCTGCGCTGCGGGATCAGCGGTGTCGGGCGGTTGACCGTGGACAGCTTGCCGGAGACGGCGAACAGCTCGGTGCGCAGGTCGATGCCGTTGGGGCCTTCGATGCGCACGAAGTTGGTGTTGAAGGGGCTGCCGGTGACCGGCTCTTCCAGGTTCGGGTCGCCGATGTAGCGTTCGCTGGCGCCAGTGCCCGGGTTGGTTTCGGTGTAGGGCCCGTTGACGCTGCGCAGGAACGGCCCGACGTCGCCCTTGAGCGCGCCGCTGTAGTCACCGGGGGAGCCGATGCCGATGTCGCGGGTCATGTTGATCGCCCGGCGCCCGCCCGCTGGCACGTCGAAGACCTCGACGCCGTAGGGGTGGGTGATCGTGTAGGTACCGGCCACCGGCACATCGACGCGAATGCGCACCCGGGCGAAGCTGACCTGGTCACCGTCCACCGGCTCTTCGGCGGCGAAGGCAGCCTCGATGGCCGAGCCAAAGCTCAGGTCGATACCGCGGGCGGCATCGACGATGGCGGCGTCGGCGGTGAACCAGAAGGCCTCGTCGGGGAAGTTGCTGGGGAAGACGATCGGCTGGGTGTCGTCGAACACGCCGGGGGTGGGCAACAGCGTGCACATGTACGAAGGCGCGCCGGGGGCACCGGCGACTCGCGAGCTCACCGCCTTGGACAGGCACAGGTCGAGCACCCGGCCGTGGCTGTCCTGGTACCAGGCGGGGAACTTGCCGGTGGGCAGGGTGTAGGGGCCGCTGTCGACCGCGTACAGCGCAGCCTGGGCCGGTAGCTGGAGCAGGCCGGCGAAGATCGCCACGGCCAGCGGGTGGGGAATCGGTCGGTGCATGAGTTGCTTCCTCCTGCAAACGGGCCCATGGGTTGGGGCGTCTGGGGAGGGATCGGCAACTGTTGTGCCAGGTTTTTCAGGGGGCGGTTGAAGGGCTCTGGGGTAGGGGTTTCAGCGTTTCTGGCAGGTGTTCGGCTAGGTATGGCGGGTGGGCGGGGGGACCCAGGATTGGGGAATGGGGCAGGGCTTTCAGGGGTTCGCCGATAGCCTTGCAGCGCTTATGAGATCGAGCGCCGTCCGCGCGGCGCTCGATCTCATAAGCGCTGAAAATTCCCCGGCATACACCTCCCAGCGCGTACCTGATGACTACCAACGATTTCTGACGCACACTGCCGAAAAATCCGATGCCCATTGCCCCGCCTGAGCGGGGCACCCCTGGAGCACGCAATGGCGCGACAACTTCCAACAACAACCGCCAACGATCCACTGCAGCAATCCCGTCTGGTCCGCCTGAAACTGGCCAGCGAAGGCGAACTGCCCTCCGGCATGCTGCGTGACGAAATCGATGCCTCCTGGCGCCGCAGCCTCGGCCATGGCCTTGACTGCCTGCAGGGCGAGCAGGTGGGCCTGGGCATTCGCCATGGCCTGGACCTGCGCGCGCTGCTGGAGCACAACCGCCTGCTGATCGACGCGGTCACCCCCGAACTGGACTACCTGGTCAAGCGCCAAGGCAAGAGCGGCATCGTCATCCTCGGTGATGCCCAGGCCAACGTGCTGGCCATCGAGGGCCAGAAGCACGTGCTCGCCCGCGAAGGCCTGCGTGACCTGCACCCGGGCAGTTGCTGGAGTGAGGCCCTGCGCGGCACCAACGCCATCGGCACGGCGGTGGTCGAGGGCCAGCCGACCCTGATCAACTGCGGCGAACACTATCTCGACCGGCTCAGCCCGTTCTCCTGCACCTCGGTGCCGCTGCGCGATCCGCGTGGCGAGGTGATCGGCGTGCTCGACGTGACCCGCGAAGGCGTCATGGCCCAGCCCCAGGATAGCCTCTCCACGTTGCTGCTCGCCGCCGGCAATATCGAAAGCCGGTTGTTCGGGCTGTATCACCCCGAGCACCTGGTGCTGGCCTTCCACAGCCGCCCGCAGTACCTGGCCAGCGCCTGGCAGGGCCTGCTGGCGCTGAGCCTGGAAGGCGAGGTGCTGGCGGCCAACGACAATGCCTGCCAATTGCTGCAGATGCCGCGCCAGGCGCTGCTTGGTCGGCGCAGCAGCGACCTGCTGGGCGAGCGCTCGCCGGCATTCATCGCCCGCCTGTGGCAGGGCGGTGTCAGCAGCGTGCAGACCGCCAAGGGTGAATTCTTCTTCCGCGCCTTGCAACTGCCACGGCATGGCCGCATCAGTGGTCCGGCGCCCACCACCAGGTCGACCGAGCCGGCCAAGATCCAGGCCCTGGAGGCCCTGGCCGGTGGCGATGCACGCCTGGCCCGTGCCTTGCGCATGGCCCGCCAGGGCCTGGCCAATGGCTTGCCGGTGCTGCTGCTGGGCGAAACCGGTACCGGCAAGGAAGTCGCCGCCCGCGCCCTGCACCAGGCCGGAACGCGGGCCGACAAGCCGTTCGTGGCGGTCAATTGTGCGGCGATTCCCGAGGGCCTGATCGAGTCCGAGCTGTTCGGCTACCGTGAGGGCGCGTTCACCGGCTCGCGCCGCG
This window of the Pseudomonas mosselii genome carries:
- a CDS encoding sigma-54-dependent Fis family transcriptional regulator, which produces MARQLPTTTANDPLQQSRLVRLKLASEGELPSGMLRDEIDASWRRSLGHGLDCLQGEQVGLGIRHGLDLRALLEHNRLLIDAVTPELDYLVKRQGKSGIVILGDAQANVLAIEGQKHVLAREGLRDLHPGSCWSEALRGTNAIGTAVVEGQPTLINCGEHYLDRLSPFSCTSVPLRDPRGEVIGVLDVTREGVMAQPQDSLSTLLLAAGNIESRLFGLYHPEHLVLAFHSRPQYLASAWQGLLALSLEGEVLAANDNACQLLQMPRQALLGRRSSDLLGERSPAFIARLWQGGVSSVQTAKGEFFFRALQLPRHGRISGPAPTTRSTEPAKIQALEALAGGDARLARALRMARQGLANGLPVLLLGETGTGKEVAARALHQAGTRADKPFVAVNCAAIPEGLIESELFGYREGAFTGSRRGGMVGRLMQAHGGTLFLDEIGDMPLALQARLLRVLQERRVAPLGAGDEQDIDVALICATHRDLKRLVADQQFREDLYYRVNGVSLRLPALRERDDLATLIQGLLDKSGARGVSLDAPLVALLENFDWPGNIRQLEMVVRTALAMREEGEQVLTLDHLTDCLLDELASGAAPSGSLRDNELELIRAALARHQGNVSAAAEALGISRATLYRKLKQLRG